A window of Clupea harengus chromosome 24, Ch_v2.0.2, whole genome shotgun sequence genomic DNA:
gcaagtcgagttgatgccaaagagcttgattttggtctcatctgaccacatcctgtctcccaatcctccttagaatcattcaagtgttcattggcaaacttcagacggccctgtacatgtgcttccttgagcagggggaccttgcgagtgctgcagtacttcaaaccattacggcgtagtgtgttgccaatggttttcttggtgactgtggtcccagctgccttgagatcattcacaagctccccctgtgtagttctggggttattctgcacctttcggatgatcacagataccgcacgaggggatatcttgcatggagccctagacctagagcgattgacagttgtttggtgttgcttccatttatgaataatcgcaccaatagttgtctgcttctcaccaagctgcttgccggaggttttgtaacccattccagccttgtgcaggtctacaatcttatctctgacgtccttggtcaactctttggtcttgcccatggtggtgaggttgaaggtgtgaagtatgattctttggacaggtttcttttatacacgtcaccagttgagatcaggtgtaccttgttaggcctaatgaggactaatctgtgtgcttcttgggcacataactggtcattgggagccagaattcttgcaaAAGTGTGGTATGCAAGTCCACAACAATTCTGACCTACACTGATTGACTTGTCAATCCGTACCGTGGGTCAAAATAGTTATAATTATCCCCCGAAGAAATATCACTTTGGttctttttctttgaaaatACAATCTGAATCCATATACTGACCATCTACACACAAGAATTTGAGATTCTGTGTTAAACCTTCATTACACCATTACATCTATGTAGTGTACCAGAAGACATGGATAGGTGTCAAGAGTGTCCTGCCTCTTCTTCCAAAATGCAAATGGTTTTGTATAGGCAGAAGTGTGAACAGTTCATGGACAGCAAACTAATCTAGCATATGCATCAAAAGCTCCAATCAGGAGTGGTACTAAATATTAGAATGAAAGTcaaacaccaaccttaatgtctgtaGTTTACAGTGAGTGCAACTTAGTCctgcagagagaagctgaactccAGAATCCTTCAGATCATTGTTTGTAAGGTCCAGTTCTGTCAGGGAGACGATTGACTGCAGAGCAGAGGCTACAGCCTTATAGGTTACCTCTGTTAGCTTACAGTCAGCAAGTCTGTGTAGAGTGAGaggtaaagagacagagagttgaACATGGCATGGTAACATGACTAAAAACAATACTGTTCTAAAGTTTAGAATGACACAGACAACTCCAGAATCTCTCAGATCATTGTTACTCAGGTCCAGCTGTAGCAGGCCGTTTGGTGACTGCAGAGCACAGACCACAATCACAGAGGATTTATCACAGGGTGTATGACCAGCAGTATCTGCTAATCATATACAAAAGTTTAGTAGTATGATTCCATGTGGGGAACATAGGAGCTAACCTCATGGATATCATTGTATCATCTATCATCTCTTGTGTGAATGCAtctttaaataaacattttcgtctgtttttttttcaggaaatTGCATTCTTCAGCCTGCTAAATCTATCTTCAATAGGTAATTTTAAAGTGAAGAAAACTTTAGAGAACATACCGAAGTTCTTCAATTTTAAAGTGAGGATCCTTCAGTGTAGCAAATAACAGGTTCTTTGCTGATTCTCCAGGATTATTGTTGCTCATATCCAGCTCTTTCACACAGGAAGGGTTTGCCATCAGAGTGAGTGCCAGACAAACATAACCGTCATCTGAGATATGACTATCAGAGAGCctgaaagagaacacacacaatttcatgcacatacagagagggagggagagagagagagagagagagttgtgacgAAACAGCTATCTTGAATATCAAGCCCAGTAAACCCCAAGGATACAGTCTGGATCATTTTACATTAGCTTCTGATTCATGATAGCACTGGCAATGATTGAGTATATCAATAACATCCGGTCCCATCCCTTATCTCTTACTACTGGACAATAGTGTAGATTTGGGCCCATCAATGCTGAGGTAAAGACAGGAATTCTGCAGTcagattaaatgtaaatgtaacgaGCACAAGTCTAATAATATTGCTGGGGTGTACTctggcaaagaaagaaagaaagcagtaCATCCAGGCTTGTTGGCATGGCattcagagcacatactcagtGTAGTATTGGTGCTCCATtatatgaaatatgaacaagaaaaacatTATCACTGGCCAACAGTCCCACTAATTACACTTTAGGAAATCAGCAAGTCAACCCCTACACTCTCAACATTCCAGAGCCACAGTGAAAGGCTTATTAAAGAGCAAACTCTCATCCATGTTCACATGAGTCCTTCCACACTAGACGTTCAGTATGTCAACGACATCAGAGGCTTGTAATATTCAAGCCTGAAGTGAGATTCTTCTAACCGTAGATCCCTGATGTTCTATTATTGGAAAATGCTAATTGTCAAGAAGCATCCAGGCTCCTACAGATGACAATCAAGCTGACAATCCAGCACAGCAACACATTAGCCTACATGATGCTGTTTAATGTTTGCAGTACAACTGGGAAAAGTAAAAATCTAAATGTATCATCTATCATTGTGTAAgcaattcaaatgaaaacatatttaTGAACAGTACACTTCCATCATCCTGACATTTACgtacttaaactgaaataaaaccCACACTATACAGTCAATACAGCCTCACTGTTTATTCCATTTGAATGTGTAAGTGGTGATGTGTGATACAGAACTATGCTGATATTGTTCATGGTATCAGGAATCATGATATTGTAAgaccaaccttaatgtctgcagtttaCAGTGAGGACTAGACAGTCCCTTAGAAAGCAGCTGAACTCCAGAATCTCTCAGGACATTGTGGCTCAGGTCCAGTTCTAGCAGGTAGTTTGTTGAATTCAGAAATGAGGACCCAACCTTACAGGACTCATGTGTGAGTTTACAGCCTTTAAGTCTTCAAgacaaaatgataaaaaattctttaaatgaataaatatatgtgtgcAATAAGACAATCACTCAGCCTGAAACAAGAGACAACAGAGTCAGACTATACAAACAATATATTGTTTTAGATTATCTTTTATAACTGACCAAACTGTTTCCAGCTTGCATTTTTTATCTCTAAGTAAGTattaaacagacatacacacacacacacaaacacagacacaacatttcTGAGGAATTGCGATTGAATTTCACCTATTAAGCCTTTCTCATATGCCTCATAACTGACCTTAGTGTCTCCAGCTTGCATTGTGGATCTTTTAGTCCCACACAGAGCAAATTCATTCCCTCATCCTGCAGGTCATTGTCACCCATGTCCAGTTCTCTCAGATGGGAAGGTGTCCCTCGCAGCACTGATGCCATCATTTTACAGCTTTCTTTAGAGAGTCGACACTGATTTAGCCTGTTTATAAATGCAGATTAAACATTATTTTGTCGAGGTATCTCAGTTACAATGCTTTTAttcatgttcatacacagttaaacacactctGTGTTTATAAGCATCTCTCTCAGCCAGTATGCAGAATACATTTCCAAAATGGTTCCAAGTTGTTATCATTGCTGTTAACAAGGCTTTACTCCCAGAACCCACCCAAAACTGTATTCACCAAACTCTCACACAAttgaaactacagctatcaatatcaacctctgcaaccatcacttcaacttttgtgcagcaCCCTCAAAGTATTGActgttttaccactgacaacatactacaatttgggttttgtactgagcacttcCACTTaaggaatatactgtcagagagtatttgaaatctgaacatTTGTATACAGTGAAAtactgtagttctgtttttgtattgctaaatactgtaaaagatattctaaacatggacctgtcaacaccattgatttataTCTGtgctactgtgtacaaaatagcaacaaaacaaatattgcaGCCATTTTTCCatattacatgtatatactgtaagaggTTGAAATGACATgcttcaatatacagtaaaaatgtcaaatctgttctgcagttaacattctccccctgccaccagtgtcggtcagtgtgttgattctgtaaaaatagtgcaaaagactgtaaatactgtaaatatacagtaatcagaattctactgtatattttgtaaattactttagtgaaactacagtactgcattgtattgtggcaacaaaCTTTataaaagtatagaaatggttgttgccaagagtgcaaatacaatgaaacacagtacagtaaattgactgcaaaggccagcaaagtgtcattgtcattgcggaacgtacaaacaattcatgccacagtatgactgctcaggtttggctgaaccctttggccagcctctctcattgAGAGGTCacgattgactacgtgatcaatgactctCAGGACATTGTGGCTCAGGTCCAGCTCTAGCAGGTAGTTTGTTGACTTCAGAAATGAGGACACAACCTTACAGGACTCATGTGTGAGTTAACAGCCTTTAAGTCTACAagacaacatgaaaaaaaattctttaaataaatagatatatgtGTGCATTAAGACAATCACTCAGCCTGAAACAAGAGACAACAGAGTCAGACCCTGCATGAAATATCTTATTTTAGATTATCTTTTATAACTGACTAAACTGTTTCCAGCTTTCATTTTTGATCTCTAAGTAATTtttaaacagacatacacacacacacacacacaaacacagacacaacatttcTGAGGAATTGCGATTGAATTCCACCTATTAAGCCTTTCTTATATGCCTCATAACTGACCTCAGTGTCTCCAGCTTGCATTGTGGATCTCTTAGTCCCACAGAGAGCAAATTAACTCCCTCATCCTGCAGGTCATTGTCACCCATGTCCAGTTCTCTCAGATGGGAAGGTGTCCCTCGCAGCACTGATGCCATCATTTTACAGCTTTCTTTAGAGAGTCGACACTGACTTAGCCTGTTTATAAATTAAGATTAGACATTATTTTATCGAGGTATCTCAGTTACAATGCTTTTATTCgtgttcatacacagttaaacacactctGTGTTTATAAGCATCTCTCTCAGCCAGTAAGCAGAATACATTTCCAAAATGGTTCCAAGTTGTTATCATTGCTGTTAACAAGGCTTTACTCCCAGAACCCACCCAAAGCTGTATTCACCAAACTCTCACATAAttgaaactacagctatcaatatcaacctctgcaaccatcacttcaacttttgtgcagcaCCCTCACCGTATTGActgttttaccactgacaacatattAGAATTtcggttttgtactgagcactctaacttaaggaatatactgtcagagagtatttgaaatctgaacatTTGTATACAGTGAAAtactgtagttctgtttttgtattgctaaatactgtaaaagatattctaaacatggacctgtcaacaccattgatttacatctgttctactgtgtacaaaatagcaacaaaacaaatattgcaGCCATTTTTCCatattacatgtatatactgtaagaggTTGAAATGACATgcttcaatatacagtaaaaatatcaaatctgttctgcagttaacattctccccctgccaccagtgtgggtcagtgtgttgattctgtaaaaatagtgcaataggctgtaaataatgtaaatatacagtaatcagaattctactgtatattttgtaaattactttagtgaaactacagtactgcaTTGTATTGTGTTAACAAACTTTataaaagtatagaaatggttgttgccaagagtgcaaatacagtgaaacacagtatagtaaattgactgcaaaggccagcaaagtgtcattgtcattgcggaacgtacaaacaattcatgccacagtatgactgctcaggtttggctgaaccctttggccagcctctctcatggagaggtcacgattgactacgtgatcaatgactctCAGGACATTGTGGCTCAGATCCAGCTCTAGCAGGTAGTTTGTTGACTTCAGAAATGAGGACCCAACCTTACAGGACTGATGTGTGAGTTTACAGCCTTTAAGTCTACAagacaacatgaaaaaaaatgctttaaataaatagatatatgtGTGCATTAAGACAATCACTCAGCCTGAAACAAGAGACAACAGAGTCAGACTATACATGAAATATCTTATTTTAGATTATCTTTTATAACTGACTAAACTGTTTCCAGCATTCATTTTTGATCTCTAAGTAATTtttaaacagacatacacacacacacacacacacacacaaacacagacacaacatttcTGAGGAATTGCGATTGAATTTCACCTATTAAGCCTTTCTTATATGCCTCATAACTGACCTCAGTGTCTCCAGCTTGCATTGTGGATCTCTTAGTCCCACAAAGAGCAAATTAACTCCCTCATCCTGCAGGTCATTGTCACCCATGTCCAGTTCTCTCAGATGGGAAGGTGTCCCTCGCAGCACTGATGCCATCATTTTACAGCTTTCTTTAGAGAGTCGACACTGATTTAGCCTGTTTATAAATGAAGATTAAACATTATTTTGTCGAGGTATCTCAGTTACAATGCTTTTAttcatgttcatacacagttaaacacactctGTGTTTATAAGCATCTCTCTCAGCCAGTAAGCAGAATACATTTCCAAAATGGTTCCAAGTTGTTATGATTGCTGTTAACAAGGCTTACTCCCAGAACCCACCCAAAGCTGTATTCACCAAACTCTCACATAAttgaaactacagctatcaatatcaacctctgcaaccatcacttcaacttttgtgcagcaCCCTCACCGTATTGActgttttaccactgacaacatattAGAATTTGGGTTTCGTACTGAGCACTCTAACTTaaggaatatactgtcagagagtatttgaaatctgaacatTTGTATACAGTGAAATACTGTAGTTcggtttttgtattgctaaatactgtaaaagatattctaaacatgGACTTGTCAACACCATTTATTTAcatgttctactgtgtacaaaatagcaacaaaacaaatattgcagtcatttttccatattacatgtatatactgtacgaTGTCAAAATGACATgcttcaatatacagtaaaaatgtaaaatctgttctgcagttaacattctccccctgccaccagtgtggatcagtgtgttgattctgtaaaaatagtgcaataggctgtaaatactgtaaatatacagtaatcagaattctactgtatattttgtaaattactttagtgaaactacagtactgcattgtattgtggcaacaaaCTTCATAAAAGTATAgcaatggttgttgccaagagtgcaaatacagtgaaacacagtacagtaaattgactgcaaaggccagcaaagtgtcattgtcattgcggaacgtacaaacaattcatgccacagtatgactgctcaggtttggctgaaccctttggccagcctctctcatggagaggtcacgattgactacgtgatcaatgactctCAGGACATTGTGGCTCAGGTCCAGCTCTAGCAGGTAGTTTGTTGACTTCAGAAATGAGGACACAACCTTACAGGACTCATGTGTGAGTTTACAGCCTTTAAGtcttcaaaacaaaatgaaaaaaaatgctttaaataaataaatatatgtgtgcAATAAGACAATCACTCAGCCTGAAACAAGAGACAACAGAGTCAGACTATCCataaaatatattgttttaGATTATCTTTTATAACTGACCGAACTGTTTCCAGCTTGCATTTTTGATCTCTAAGTAATTATTAAacagacatacacccacacacacacacacacacaaacacatacacaacatttcTGAGGAATTGCGATTGAATTTCACCTATTAAGCCTTTCTCATATGCCTCTTAACTGACCTCAGTGTCTCCAGCTTGCATTGTGGATCTCTTAGTCCCACACAGAGCAAATTAACTCCCTCATCCTGCAGGTCATTGTCACCCATGTCCAGTTCTCTCAGATGGGAAGGTGTCCCTCGCAGCACTGATGCCATCATTTTACAGCTTTCTTTAGAGAGTCGACACTGATTTAGCCTGTTTATAAATGAAGATTAAACATTATATTGTCGAGGTATCTCAGTTACAATGCTTTTATTCATGTTCATACAGAGTTAAACACACTCTGTGTTTATAAGCATCTCTCTCAGCCAGTATGCAGAATACATTTCCAAAATGGTTCCAAGTTGTTATCATTGCTGTTATCAAGGCTTTACTCCCAGAACCCACCCAAAACTGTATTCGCCAAACTCTCACACAAttgaaactacagctatcaatatcaacctctgcaaccatcacttcaacttttgtgcagcaccctcacagtattgactgttttaccactgacaacatactagaATTTGGGTTTTATACTGAGCACTCTAACTTAAGGAATATACTGTCATAGAGTATTTGAAATCTAAACATTGGTATACAGTGAAAtactgtagttctgtttttgtgttgctAAATActctaaaagatattctaaacatggatctgtcaacaccattgatttttatCTGTTCTACTGTGCACAAAATGGCaaattgcagtcatttttccatattacatgtatatactttAAGATGTCAAAATGACATgcttcaatatacagtaaaaatgtcaaatctgttctgcagttaacattctccccctgccaccagtgttggtcagtgtgttgattcttTACAAATTGTGCAATAGGctttaaatactgtaaatatacactATTTAgaattatactgtatattttgtaaattacttcagtgaaactacagtactgcattgtattgtggcaacaaaCTTCataaaagtatagaaatggttgttgccaagagtgcaaatacagtgaaacacagtacagtaaattgactgcaaaggccagcaaagtgtcattgtcattgcggaacgtacaaacaatttatgccacagtatgactgctcaggtttggctgaaccctttggccagcctctctcatggataggtcatgattgactacgtgatcaatgactgttgccctaatttcattagagcatcttacacgaacgcCACATCCCCTGACcggggcccctctacctctatCACGGCCACTTCATTGTCTTTGtactagtccttgctgaggttgttggtggcggcctcctcgatccatgcttggtatcaactacAATCTCTTGACCTCTTTtataggttgagaactacttgattaatgcacagagagttcacacaggtgctgacgatatttagaatatagagaacagtttcagtaggctactacttagtgtctgcaatgtgttgacatggttattcaattaggttctgtggctctctctgagaagtgtgttaaatgttttgaaaagtggttaaaactcaaagaaaatggTGTGAAAgtaatgagaaatagttaacccattcaccagagaagactcttgatgtgcaaagaaggtgtgagcattagattaagttgacccatgatttgCTACGTGTATGTAAGCAATCAAGAAAAAACTGTATttcaagtgtaaaaaaaaatacagcatctCTCCATCTAGAGTGATCTAAAatttgtctggttttgaactaaaagttaactgttttgaacaaaGTATCTAAATATCTGCAAAAATTGCTGTAGTTGCACTTTATttagctggtggtgaacattgactggtatccatgaattttggaagaagcggttattgaatgcattttgtatctaagtaATGTAAAAGTGTCCACAGTTTGGACGAGTTTGGTGAACGTTTTAAgggttttgaaaaagtggacattgtattgagacaagtgtgaaaatgattggaaaaactGTAAAGTCATTTTTGTTCCATGTCTAGTTAGAGAAGCTGGTGAATATTTATGCAAAGGCATGATCTTTCTCCCTTGATGCGCCTCAATGTTCCTGATTTTTTTTACCGTTGCCTGACTGAGGTCTCAATTCCTGTGGTATAAAATGACTAACACATCTTGGCCTCTTGGGGAACCTCTCTGTCAGATACATTTTCATTAATTCCAAATGGGTTAACAGACTtttactacaaacaatacaaacgGGAAACTTTGTATCAGTTCTACTTAAACATTACAAATGCTCTTAAAGTAATGAATAAAAACATATCATGTAAACTGATTACATAATTTTATGGCTGGCTCTGAATAGGCAGCAATTATACAAGTGTAAAAGTGTGGTATACAAATCCACAACAATTCCAACAAACACTGATTGATTGGTAAATCCATACCATGGgtcaaaataattataattatctCCTGAAGAAATATCACTTTGCTTCTTTTATCTTTGAAAGTACACCCTGAATCGATTTACTGACCATCTACACACAAGCATTTGATATTCTGTGTTAAACCTTCATTACACCATTACATCTATGTAGTGTACCAGAAGACATGGATAGGTGTCAGGAGTGTTCGGTCACTTCCTCCAAAATGCAAATGGTTTAGTATAGACCGAAGTGTGAACAGTTCATGGACAGCAAACTAATCTAGCACATGCATCAAAATCTCCAATCAAGAGTGATACTAGAATGAAAGTcaaacaccaaccttaatgtcttTAGTTTGCAGTGAGGGCTACTTAGTCCTGCAGAGAGAAGCTTAACTCCAGACTCCTTCAGATCATTGTTTGTGAGGTCCAGTTCTGTCAGGGAGACCAATGACTGCAGAGCAGAGGCTACAGCCTGATAGGATACCTCTGTTAGCTTACAGTCAGCAAGTCTGCATAGAGTGAGaggtaaagagacagagagttgaACATGGCATGGTAGCTTGACTAAAAACAATACTGTTCTAAAGTTTAGAATGACACAGACAACTCCAGAATCTCTCAGATCATTGTTACTAAGGTCCAGCTGTAGCAGGCCGTTTGGTGACTGCAGAGCACAGGCCACAATCTCACAGGATTTATCACTGAGTCTATGACCAGCAGTATCTGCTAATCATATACAAAAGTTTAGTAGTATGATTCCATGTTGGGAACATAGGAGCTAACCTCATGGATATCATTGTATCATCTATCATCTCTTGTGTGAATGCATCTTTAAATAAGCATTTTCTCCTGTTTTTTCAGGAAATTGCATTCATTACATCTTCAGCCTGCAAAATCTATCTTCAATACGTAATTTTTAAGTGAAGAAAACTTTAGAGAACATACCGAAGTTTTTCAATTTTAAAGTGAGGATCCTTCAGTGTAGCAAATAACAGGTTCTTTGCTGATTTTCCAGGATTATTGTTGCTCATATCCAGCTCTTTCACACAGGAAGGGTTTGCCATCAGAGTGAGTGCCAGACAAACATAACCGTCATCTGAGATATGGTTATCAGAGAGCctgaaagagaacacacacaatttcatacacgtacagagagggagggagagagagagagagagttgtgacgAAACATAGCTATCTTGAATATCAAGCCCCGTAAACCCCAAGGAAACAGTCTGGATCATTTTACATTAGCTTCTGATTCATGATAGCACTGGCAATGATTGACTGTATCAATAACATCCCTTCCCATCCCTTATCTCTTACTACTGGACAGTAGTGTAGATTTGGGCCCATTAATGCTGAGGTAAAGACAAGACTTTTGCATTcagattaaatgtaaatgtaacaagcACGTCTAATAATATTGCTGGGGTGTACTctggcaaagaaagaaagaaagcagtaCATCCAGGCTTGTtagcatggcagtcagagcacatactcagtGTAGTATTGGAGCTCCATtatatgaaatatgaacaagaaaaacatTATCACTGGCCAACAGTCCCACTAATTACACTTCAGGAAATCAGCAAGTCAACCCCTAC
This region includes:
- the LOC116219119 gene encoding ribonuclease inhibitor-like, whose product is MASVLRGTPSHLRELDMGDNDLQDEGINLLCVGLRDPQCKLETLRLKGCKLTHESCKVVSSFLKSTNYLLELDLGNNVLRDSGVQLLSKGLSSPHCKLQTLRLADCKLTEVSYQAVASALQSLVSLTELDLTNNDLKESGVKLLSAGLSSSHCKLKTLRLNQCRLSKESCKMMASVLRGTPSHLRELDMSDNDLQDEGINLLCVGLRDPQCKLETLRLSVIMSIMLSDNHISDDGYVCLALTLMANPSCVKELDMSNNNPGKSAKNLLFATLKDPHFKIEKLRLNQCRLSKESCKMMASVLRGTPSHLRELDMGDNDLQDEGVNLLCVGLRDPQCKLETLRLNQCRLSKESCKMMASVLRGTPSHLRELDMGDNDLQDEGVNLLFVGLRDPQCKLETLRLKGCKLTHQSCKVGSSFLKSTNYLLELDLSHNVLRVIDHSTNYLLELDLSHNVLRVIDHAE